From Kogia breviceps isolate mKogBre1 chromosome 2, mKogBre1 haplotype 1, whole genome shotgun sequence, one genomic window encodes:
- the INHA gene encoding inhibin alpha chain, with protein sequence MWPQLLLLLLAPRGGHGCHGPELDRELVLAKVRALFLDALGAPAVTGEGGNPGVRRLPRRHAVRGFMHRGSEPEEADVSQAILFPATGASLGDEPAAGELAQEAKEGLFTYVFRPSQHTRSRQVTSAQLWFHTGLDRQETAAANSSGPLLGLLALSSGGPTAVPMSLGQAPPRWAVLHLAASAFPLLTHPILVLLLHCPLCSCSARPEATPFLVAHTRARPPSGGERARRSTPPLPWPWSPAALRLLQRPPEEPAAHASCHRAALNISFQELGWERWIVHPPSFIFHYCHGGCGPSTPPDLSLPVPGAPPAPVQPLSLVPRAQPCCAALPGTMRPLRVRTTSDGGYSFKYEMVANLLTQHCACI encoded by the exons ATGTGGCCTCAGCTGCTCCTCTTGCTGCTGGCCCCACGGGGTGGGCATGGCTGCCATGGGCCGGAGCTGGACCGGGAACTCGTCCTGGCCAAGGTGAGGGCCCTGTTCCTGGATGCCTTGGGAGCCCCCGCAGTGACTGGGGAAGGTGGGAATCCTGGAGTCAGGCGTCTGCCCCGAAGACATGCTGTGAGGGGCTTCATGCACAGGGGCTCTGAGCCCGAGGAAGCGGATGTCTCCCAGGCCATCCTTTTCCCGGCTACAG GTGCCAGCCTCGGGGACGAGCCAGCTGCCGGAGAGCTGGCCCAGGAGGCCAAGGAGGGCCTCTTTACATACGTGTTCCGGCCATCCCAGCACACGCGCAGCCGCCAGGTGACGTCGGCCCAGCTGTGGTTCCACACGGGGCTGGACAGGCAGGAGACAGCAGCCGCCAACAGCTCTGGGCCCCTGCTAGGCCTCCTGGCACTGTCATCCGGGGGTCCCACAGCTGTGCCCATGTCACTGGGCCAGGCACCCCCTCGCTGGGCTGTGCTGCACCTGGCCGCCTCTGCCTTCCCTCTGCTGACCCATCCCATCCTGGTGCTCCTCCTGCACTGTCCTCTCTGTTCCTGCTCAGCGCGGCCCGAGGCCACCCCCTTCCTGGTGGCCCACACTCGGGCCAGGCCGCCCAGCGGAGGGGAGAGAGCCCGCCGCTCCACGCCCCCGCTGCCCTGGCCTTGGTCTCCCGCCGCGCTGCGCCTGCTGCAGAGGCCTCCAGAGGAACCCGCTGCGCATGCCAGCTGCCACAGAGCGGCCCTCAACATCTCCTTCCAGGAGCTGGGCTGGGAACGGTGGATCGTGCACCCTCCCAGTTTCATCTTCCACTATTGTCATGGGGGCTGTGGGCCGTCCACCCCACCGGACCTGTCCCTGCCAGTCCCCGGGGCACCCCCCGCCCCTGTCCAGCCCCTCTCGTTGGTGCCACGGGCCCAGCCCTGCTGCGCTGCTCTCCCAGGGACCATGAGGCCCCTACGTGTCCGCACCACCTCGGATGGAGGTTACTCTTTTAAGTATGAGATGGTGGCCAACCTGCTCACGCAGCACTGTGCTTGCATCTAA